The following proteins are encoded in a genomic region of Moorena sp. SIOASIH:
- a CDS encoding MAC/perforin domain-containing protein, whose product MANNLTGIGYLGCTYDIYGYYARANSVNTSKRLFSLPDADTEITVYGDQYSYPKDAIGTPVLLYEADEKTSSYESTEELYTKMSVSANLSGSYGLFSSEVSAKYSESYTSSSYFYHVEKSGYVNSYKLTLDLDYALNNLDEDFKDDLYNMDADKLVAKYGTHFLYEAVFGGRWSYSQSVSKFSYSSSQEAEVKVEANYGDYSGSISSSNQTDESQSNNQSNGEFWCIGGTPDTLEDFNDWTASVSGNFVLVDFTSDSLKKISELVENDDARKNEIDAAIQAVLDAGTNPSTTELTTSSQTQEWIAGDNKDMEVDSGAKDGYPVVGFGGLIKDKKFNLTAVCYLNLSTAQRHWEVFGDKTTFNQTDYETLGEVPEGCVVTGIGLKGDNSEFRKMVLYYQELTPGSSVNNYLETNLQSIAFKGTEEVSSPDSSYEVEFNPGDNNDMVITGIAVGYRGKKEKVNYLKLYRTTIVEKN is encoded by the coding sequence CATCTATGGTTACTATGCCCGCGCTAACTCCGTAAATACCAGCAAGCGACTGTTTTCTTTGCCTGACGCAGATACAGAAATCACGGTCTACGGTGATCAATATTCTTACCCCAAGGATGCCATAGGCACTCCTGTCTTATTATACGAAGCTGATGAGAAAACCTCCTCTTACGAAAGTACTGAAGAACTATACACCAAGATGTCAGTTTCTGCCAACTTGTCCGGTTCCTATGGTCTGTTTAGCTCCGAAGTTTCGGCTAAATACTCAGAGTCATACACCAGTAGCAGCTACTTCTATCATGTTGAAAAATCGGGCTATGTCAATTCCTACAAGTTGACCCTGGATCTCGACTATGCCCTGAATAATCTTGATGAGGACTTCAAGGATGACCTCTACAACATGGACGCCGACAAGTTAGTGGCAAAATACGGCACTCACTTTCTCTACGAAGCTGTTTTCGGGGGTCGCTGGTCTTATAGTCAAAGTGTCTCAAAATTCAGTTATAGCAGCTCCCAGGAAGCCGAAGTCAAAGTAGAGGCAAACTATGGCGACTACTCGGGATCAATTTCGAGTTCTAACCAGACCGACGAGTCGCAATCGAACAATCAATCTAATGGCGAGTTTTGGTGCATCGGTGGCACTCCCGACACTTTGGAGGACTTTAATGATTGGACTGCATCGGTTTCTGGTAATTTCGTCCTCGTGGACTTTACCTCTGACTCCCTGAAGAAGATTTCGGAGTTAGTGGAGAATGATGACGCTCGCAAAAATGAAATCGACGCAGCCATCCAAGCTGTTCTTGATGCAGGTACGAACCCTAGTACTACTGAGCTCACTACCAGTTCTCAAACCCAAGAGTGGATCGCAGGCGACAATAAAGATATGGAGGTAGACTCAGGAGCCAAGGATGGCTACCCAGTAGTTGGCTTTGGAGGTCTGATTAAGGACAAGAAGTTCAATCTTACTGCCGTCTGCTACCTTAATCTGTCTACAGCCCAACGTCACTGGGAGGTGTTTGGAGACAAAACTACCTTTAACCAGACCGATTACGAAACCCTAGGGGAAGTCCCAGAGGGCTGTGTAGTGACAGGCATTGGGTTGAAGGGAGACAACAGCGAATTCAGAAAAATGGTGCTTTACTACCAAGAACTCACCCCTGGTAGCTCCGTGAACAACTATCTCGAAACCAACCTACAGTCAATTGCTTTTAAGGGTACAGAGGAAGTAAGTTCTCCTGATAGTAGCTACGAGGTTGAGTTTAATCCCGGTGATAATAATGATATGGTGATTACGGGCATTGCCGTGGGGTACCGTGGCAAAAAGGAAAAGGTCAATTACCTCAAACTCTATCGCACTACTATAGTGGAAAAGAATTAG